In Zingiber officinale cultivar Zhangliang chromosome 1A, Zo_v1.1, whole genome shotgun sequence, the DNA window ATTGCTTAGGGAATAGGTTATCAGGATGAATCTGCTTCAAGATTATCTTGAACTCTAGTCCAGTCggaagaattttttttacttattataAAATAGTTTTCTCTATCAAATTTATTGTATAtcggttcttttgtaatttttaaaatttttatattcaatTTACTAATTTCACATATAAAACTCAATCTACCTCATTTTATTAGATCGGTCCGGTTGACAGATTCTTTAATTTACTTTGAGTATTCACATCAATTTTTCTatctaaaatacataatttagtataacaaatttattatattaaatttagatatctattttttaatatattatatatcaacttttttattttttctctttttttataaTGTTTAAGGAATaaaattcattttctaaattttaaaaaaataattttataaatatataatttagaaaatagatagaatatATGATAAATACAGTTTTAGCtataattttgataatttagaaTTCTATTAAAGtgatattaaaaattctttattttggaggaaaaaattaGAAAGTGATTTGTCAATTATAATAAAAAAGCCAtcacctttgtttttttttaaaataaaatcagatATGGTCTAGGTGAGTAGCCTTTTCCTACTCGTCCATTTGATAAATTCAGAAACACAACAACTCTACATGACATCCCAATAGTTCGAGTGTGTAAGTTTGTCTGAGAATTAATGGATAAATTAGCATATCTCTTAGCATTGTATCGTGCCTCCAGAGGAAAAGTCATCATCAAATTATAAAATAAGAATTACTTACTTGCTAAAGTTCAAATTCAATTTACCCATCAGTTGAAATTTCTTTAGAAAGTGCAAAAGAGTGTCAAAGTTTACGATTTATTTTCGGTGTcaaaatttatcattttcaattaTGATAAGCAGTTcattaattattttaactaactTACATTTATTTAGCACTTGTCTTTATTAgaaataaacaaaattttaatatcaaTGAATAAATGACTCAATGAATAATTCAAAAAATTTgattcaatttatttttaatatcaattattttgattaaatctattctatgattttaaattttaaaatcaattaaactattttttaattaaataataaaaataaaaatattaagattttttaaattttttattaaactgattaagtttttattaaaaaactataaaatttttatttttaaaaatcaattaatttgattaccgattaaattaattaattttttatctattttatttatttgattttaatagTAAAAATTGATTAGACAATTAAGATTAGGCGAGATTATGTATgctttaaaccatcacaagatCTGAAGAATGTTTATACTAAAGTTACAGGAATCAAACTTCACttctaataaaaataaatgtaatTGGCAATTTATTAATTATCAAACTCCCTAACAAGATCGATAAAATTCAAAACCAATAAGTTAAAACCTAATGCATAAGCGGTTCATTATGCCTTCACTTTGCAAGCCAACCGTAGAGGAACAGGTGGATTCGAAAATTTTCCATCCATAATTTGTTGAAAAATCCATTTATTGGCGGTGTCAGTGTAGTGAACACCGTCCCAAATGATCCTCTTCGATGGATTCTGACATGCCTTCCCAATCATCACCTCTTTTCCATTTCTTGTCACTGTCGATCCACATCCGATATTTATATTGTAATTGTACTTTCCTCCATGCCCACAACACGCTACGAGTGGCAACTCAAACCCTACAAAAATCTTATTtataagagtttaaaatttaggatttaaatGTAATTCTTACATACCATGCTGGTGCGCATAGCTTAGGAGCTCGCGCTTGACCGAGTAAATATCTACATAGGTGAAGACGCCAAGCGGGAGATCCTTCCTCAATTGACTCAAAGTCTGATTTAGCTTTTGGTTAAAGAGTTGGGCCACATGGTTGAAGGGAGCCCCACAGCCAAATCGGTCCACCTCTGGCGCTTTAAGGGTGAGCCGGTCCAAAACATAAGGGAGGCAGCCAAAAGGCCCGGTGTTGTGAATCCAAAAGTACCTCCCTCCCTCCCAGTAAATGCTCTACAAACACCTAAACAAAAATAGACAAAACAAAACACTCCTTAGTATTAGAATTGATATCTTGAAAACGAACGAATTACAAAAGATCGAGAAATTAAATTCACCTGAATGGCGAGAACAAACTTGTCCAAGATATCAGGAATGGCCGATTTGACTTCGTCGGTGGTCCAATTTCTGAAGTAACCCTCTGTGAGATCATTTTGGCCGATGTCGATCGTGTATAGGGCTTGAGAGAAGTACTCTTCCTTCGGCAGTTGATCCTTGAACAATCCTACACACAAACGGTAATTTAATTTTTGTATTATGAATTCATGTATTAGTGAGTTGATTCTAGATCTGCAATGCAAGAGAATGCGTCAATTTCATATAAAAAACAGGTTAAATACAATATATGAATTGTATTATGGAGTTAATGAACAAGTGATTAAGTTTTGTATTAACcaataaataaaaagtttttaGTATTGTTGTGTACCTTGCTGGATAAGTGCTTGGGAGCGAGACTTAAACTGGGAGAACTCCCAGGTCTGGACGTCCATGGAGATGGGGCTGAAGCCGGATTGGGTCAGTGTGGCGTAAGGTTGCCTGATCGTCGACCCGGCCGTGGCAAAGTTCGCACCCTGAGAGAAGTTGGTGCCGATAGAGTTGAGGTAAGCGCTGAGGAACGGGAGGCCTAGGCTGCTCGCTGCAATAATATTATGATTTTGCAGGTGAGATGGTGGAAGACTATCAATTGTTATTATTGAGATTGATATAAACGAATAACATACCGATAAAATCGATGAGGAGGCGACCATCGCAGTACCGGCCTGCCGGCTTGCCAAAGAAGGACTCACCGTGGGGTGGCGGGGCTGCCCCAAAGGCGGCCGACAGCCCACCAGTGTCAGAGTTAGAGTCGCCGAAATTGAAGATGGCCGGGAAGTGGCAAGAATCAGAGGAGGCGGCTACAACGAGAAGAGCTTGGACGAAGAGGAGCCATTGGAGGCAGCAGCAACTAGAAgccacgaagaagaagaagaagaagagatgtgAAGTAATTGAAATAGAATTGTTGTGGTATAAATAAAGGGATACAACGTGTATATAGATAGATGTTGATCTAGCAGATTgactttttgataattttatctttgtacttagattattttttttctcttaattttaTCTTGTGTAAATCATTTATAGTGATTAtaattatatataagaatatatgAAGATTGATGTATTCCATAATATATAAATATGGAAACAtacaaattattaaattattaaaattaaaaagttataccgtcacataataaaaatattatatttgctTTTAGACAAAAATATGATAAGTTAAATCTTTTGCCCGGATGTTTTAAATATTACTTTATTCTTTtattcttaatattatttttaaaaaattattgatttAATCTCTGTCCCtgatatttatttattgtttACATTATTCTTTTATAAGGATAAACCATCGTTTTAAAATCAAACCGAACAAATCAAAAATGGTTAAACTGATTTTTTTAGGCAAATCAAATTGGCCGAGCTTTATTATCAAAATTTAACTAACCAAATCAAATAAAATCGATTaactcagttgattatagaattaaatAATCTCGATTGATAACACCATTAGTCAACTAATGACATCATTAATTGATTGACATTAAATATTTGAATGTTGATGGatattatttcaatttaattagttaaactgatttttaaattttaaaatcaaatcaaataaataaaaaaatattaaaaaaacaaaaatttaaattaaacaaattaaaaatgttaaattaGATCAATTGATTGGTTAATCCTATTCTTGATTAGTTACGTTCGATTGGTTGAATTTTTAGATTGGGGCGTTGAGTTCAATTATCAAAGATTTACTACACAAATAATATCGATTGAGGCAATTAAGATCGGCGAGCTTATGTatactttaaaccatcacaagatTGCAAACATATTGTATGTACGTTGGGTATCACAAATTGTATAGTATCAAAAATAACTGTTCTTGATATTACCCATCCATTGGGAgagtttataaataaataaataaagattccTAGTCTGATCTTCTATATTGAATTATACCATGTGACCAATAATAGTATTCAAAATCTCCTTCTTGACCTCTTGTCCTAAAAAACATAATCTTTTTTGATAAAGTCGGTTGATTAGAATAAAATCCTGTCCTTTAGTCCTCTAGGAGTCATACACGTACATTTGGATGCATACGGTTCAAAatcaaaatgaaatggaaaaaaaatagaaTCACTATATCGattcttgttttatttattttttctttaacttaaaatagtttttttaaaaaaaatatttttcttccaTTTTTTAGAAAACATGAGATGCGTTCTCATTTCCTTACCtattaaaaaagaatttattGAACTTATTGAAATTGAACTAATCTCTGTCATTGATGTATTATTTAATCAATATTAAAATGACGATGCAATTTCTTGTTCCTGAATGGGCCCTTGTGATTCTTTTAGGTTCATGTTCTACTCAGGAAAAAGATTTGTCTGAATTTTATTTGGACATATAGGGTAAATAATCTTAAtaccatttttttaattttgtttcatGTCTTTGCCCAACTCAACTAGTTTATAATCTCAATACTTTAGTTTTGTTTTTCTAAGTGAACCATAAATCCTCCTAATTAATAATATAGATCTCAAAATgcaaatataaataaattgatCTAATTATACTtcatgctccgaatgattgatgCTTTCCTCAATATAATATTTCTTGGGCGAAACAGAGGATATCTTGATCGGGGATGAAAATGGGTAAATTTCATATGACTCAATATGTCTGACAAGTTGCACTATAACTCAACCCAAGTTGCATCTTCCTCTCTGGGATTTCGAACAAGTACTTTTGGAACACCAACATATATTAATTTAAAGATAAAATTGAGTACTATACTCCACGTTAAAATGGAAACGTAACAATGACTTTATTatctttctctctttttctcttattGTATTTTATACATAGATTGAAAGATTTATAGAGTAAGATAGAATGAATAAAGAGAAAATTTAACTAACGTATCAATCGTTGGAATGATAAACAAGTATCTATGTATTTGTTTCCCCAAAGTAGAAGTAATCCTCCCATTGCGTATTGGTACTTATTGGGTATAGAATAGATCCGCTTCTCTTTGCTTTTATGAACAGAATTTTTACCTTATTTTTAACGAAAATAACAGAATAAATATTAACCTTTTCTCATACTAAATCTACTGAAAAGTTAGGTACATAGCAGAGGTGGATTTACATGGcgatgccccccccccccccccccccagtccACGCATAAATCCTCCCTTAGAGTTATTCTTCTGTCATTTTTTCATGCTTTCATCATTATCACTTTCAATGAATCCTTCACCCATCTACAGCCAAAGCAGAGTGATTCGTCTAATTGAATACTCCTTTGGGAAAATGTTGAAGTACAAGAAGCATGATTTGAGGGGGTGAGGCAAATCATTATAACTCAGCAAGAAATTCTCATGATAATTTCGAGCTTCGGATTGTTAGCCAACTCAGCATGAAGATTATCATGCAACATAGTCCATTCCAACATACAATTCTTCTTGGACAAGAGACCAAATAGTGTCATGATGGCCAGGGTCGATCCTTGGCACACTCTCACTATTTCTTGAGAAATAACATGCAATTCTAGAGGGCAAGGATAAGACCTTTTTACAGAACAGTGACTAAGCAACTGTTGGAAGTAGAGGTTATAGACTATTTTAGGGAAACGCCACAATCTAAGTTTTTTGTTATTAGTTTGATacccaaaattttaaaataatatagtgACCTTGAGATGAGCTATTGGCCTTTGTTTCATGTCAGAGCTACACACGAACTTGTTCGTCGTTGTCGTCTCATCGACCACTATACAACTTGGGATGGTGATTTCTAGGAAGTTTTGAGCTCGATTCCAATCATAAATAGAGAATTCGGAAGCTATTTGAGAGTGAACATATctttatcataattatttttatcaTTTAATATGCACCCCCCTAAATTAAAAATCCTGGATCTACCCATGGCACATAGTATAGTCTTTTCCAATTCCAATGCGATAAAATAAAGTGACAtagtttctagttttttttttttttgataaagagatatttccatggatttgcCTTGGTATCGTTCTCATACTATCGTATTAAATGATCCTGGTCGATTTCTTTCGGTCCATAtaattgtggcaaaaaggcgaaacgctcacccccagcgcccccgccgtacccgacccaaggccatcacgagggaggtaaatcgcagcaTCCGAGCGAGCATGTGACGGACAGGGTGTAATAcggggataggggatttattcccaAGCTACCCTGAGGATCGACTCtgcgacctcattgtggcaacacccgcCACATACCAACTCGTATGACCCGCGGGGTCAACCAGCTGCCCCGAGGATCAACCCTGCGACCTCATTCGGTCCATATAATGCATATAGCCCTAGTTGCTGGTTGGGCCAGTTTGACGACTTTATACAAATTAACAGTTTTTGATCCCTCTGACCCCACTCTCGATCCAATGTGAAATAAGGTATGTTCGTTATACCCTTCATGACTCGTTTAGGAATAACCAATTCATGGGGGGTGGTTGGAGTATTTCAGGGGGAATTATTATGAATCTATGTATTTAGAGTTATGAGGGTGTGGTAGGGCCACATATTATGTTTTCTGGTTTGTGCTTCTTGGCAGCTATCTGACATTGGGTGTATTGGGATCTAGAAATATTCTGCGATGAACGTACTGGCAAACCCTCTTTGGATTTGCCTAAGatctttataatttatttatttgtctCAGGATTAGCTTGCTTTGGTTTTGGCACATTTCATGTAATACGTTTGTATAGTCCTAGAATATGGGTGTCCGATCCTTAtggactaactgaaaaagtacaACCTGTAAGTCCTGCATGGGGTGCGGAAGGCTTTGATCCTTTTGTTCTCGGAGGAATTGCCTCTCATCATATTGTAGTAGGTAGATTGGGCATGTTAGCAGGCTTATTCCATCTTAGTGTCCATCCGCATCAACGTCTATACAAAGGATTATGTATGGGCAATATTGAAACTGTACTTTCTAATAGTTTCattgctgtttttttttttcttttgtagctTTCGTTGTTGTTGGAACTATGTGGTATGGTTCAGCAACAACTTCAATCGAATTATTTGGTCCCACTCATTATCAGTGGGATCAAGGATACTTTCAACAAGAAATATACCGAAGAGTTAGCACCGAACTagatgaaaatctaagttgaTCAGAAGCTTGGtctaaaattcttgaaaaattagctttttATGATTACATTGGTAATAATTCAGCAAAGGGGGGATTATTTAGACTAGGGTCAATGGATAACAGGGGTGGAATAGTTGTTGGATGGTTAGGGCACCCTGTCTTTAGAGATAAAGAAGGGCACAAGCTTTTTATACGTTATATGCCTACTTTCTTTGAAACATTTCTAGTAGTTTCGATGGATGAAGACGAATTGTGAGAGCCTATGTTCCTTTTAGGAGAGCAGAATCAAAGTATATTGCTGAACAAATATGTGTAACTGTTGAGTTCTATTGTGGCGAACTCAATGGAGTCAGTTATAGTGATCCTTTGATTGTTAAAAAATATGCTAGATGTGCCCAATTAggtgaaaattttgaattagatCGGGCTACTTTAAAATCTGATGGCATTTTTCATAGCAATCTAAGGGGTTAGTTAACTTTTGGTCATGCTATGTTTGCTTTGCTCTTCTTTTTCAGACACATTTGGTATGCCACTAGAACCTTGTTCAGAGATGTTTTTGCTAGTATTGATCCAAATTTGGATGCTCAAGTGGAATTTAGAGCATTCCCCAAAAAAAAGGAGATCCaactagggttgtaaatgagccgagctgagccgagatttggggtgttcaagcttgtttgataaggtaaccgtgCTAAGCGagccaagcttaaaatgaaccaagccttTAAAATGATTGTATAGGCTTGGCTTGGTTtgtttttttatgagcttgagcttgtttgaagtttggtttgagcttggttcgtttagctGTTATCAATCTCTTAATTCAAGCTTGAcatgagcttggttcaagcttgattcgtttagatattatcgagctctcaattcaaacttgtttgaaatttttagttgtttgattgattattgagcttgataattcaaacttatttgtttattttattttattatttatttaacatagtgataagagttttattaatgaatatggttcatgaatattgttcataAATGTTAtccacgaacattgttcacgaacgttaacgagctgaacacatatgtgttcaagcttgtttgtttagtttaatgagttattcaagcttatttgtttaattgattttatgtatattgaacgaatataaacaagctcttaccaagccgaacaccaagtttGTTCACAAATACTTGGTTacgttcatttacatccctagatcCAACTATGAGGAGACAAGTAGTTTGATACAAGATTGCTCTAGTATCTTTcgcctcttttttttttatttgacataGGGTTAGAGTACTTAAGAAATCTTGACTTGAATCactatcttttcttttccttttctttatatttatattttatactaTATGGTAAATGATGCCAAATGAATAGGTGTGAAAGCTATAATTGTAAACAACAATCGAATCTATGTAAGCATTGGTTTGTACATTCCTTTTAGTCTCTACTTTAGGGATAATTTTTTCGCCATCTTTTTTCGAGAACCGCCTAAGGTTCCAACTAAAAAAGTAGAATAATTTTTCATTATGGAAGATTCATTACTTCAACTAGTCCTTGGAAGACTCATTACTTCAACTAGTCCTCGTGTTCTTCAAATGGATCTCTTAGTTATTGAGAGGGTTGCCCAAAAGCGGTATATAAGGCATTCCCAGTAAAATTTACTAGTAAACCAGATATAAAGATGGCGATTAGGGTTGTTATTTCCATTTTTAGACAATTTCAAGATCACAATACAATGGATCTATAATAAGATCATTTATTTACAACTACAACAAAACGACATACAAAGTCAACAAATCTCAACCAATGATTAAATAAATAGGATTTATGGCTACACAAGCCATTGAGGATAGTTCTATATCTGGGCCAAGATGAACTAATATAGGAAATTTATTGAAACTACTGAATTCTGAATATAGTAAAATAGCTCTGGGCTAGGGAACTACACTACTAATTAGGGTCGCTATGACCCTATTTGTGGTATTTCACTAGTAGAATTTTGACTTTTTTCTTCACcactaggggtgagcattcggttaattcggttaatttgatattaattttgtataaattctttttattgttattttaaacaaatttagttaattcggtgttaatTGAAATTACTAATTcgattaattcagttttagtaaaattttgatttgattcggttagccaacactaaatcagttttcggttaattcagttaatttatgaaccgaattaaccgaatgctcaccctaTTCACCACTCTTTACTTCAGCAATTGttaattacgaagtaatatataACAATTAACTTCATTAATAATACTAGtgaagtaaaatattattttttacttcagAATTTAAAAAACAAGGGCTTcactattaatttttaataatagtTTACTTCGGTacattaattttgataaagtaaaatgtttaaaaaatatatataattttttttgtgtGATGTAAAAAAGATGAACCAGATAGGAATTAATTAGACTTCTAATTTCCCATCTCACTTTTAATTTTTACAAATCTTAAACATTATGACCTCGCTAATAAATAACCACTCCAAAAAATCGCAAGCCCTAGCAGTCATGCGTCTCCAACCTTCTACTGTGCCTTTGTTTTTTTTCATCTTGAGCTTGCGTCTCCATCCTCCGCGTCTCCAACCGTGCCTCCGTTTTTTCATCTCTGGCTTGCGTCTCCGTCCTCTGCGTCTCCAGCTTACGTCTCCATCCTTGTGTCTTCGTCCTCCGCGTCTCCAGCCTTGCGTCTCCGTCCTCTGTTTTCACGTCTCCAGCCGTGCATCTCTAGACTTGCATCTCCGTCCACCATTTTTGCATCTTCATTCTTGCATTATAGGGTCAGTCTTCTACCGCCCTCTCTCGGATCTAGTTCGATGTTTGTAGAAATATGCTTTCTAAGTTCTTACTTTGACTAATTTCTAGTTCATCATCTTTGATTCTCAAGGAATCAGTGATCATCGAAATTTTGAGGAATTATTTAGgaatttaatgttttttttcaaaCCTATGGATCTTTGTTATTTCAAACCTACAAtcactaattttatttttcatgtcgATCTTTGTTATTTCAAACCTGcaatcattaattttatttttcctatTCTGGTCTCAAATCTGTTCCTATTGTTTAGTATTTTTCACGTTACTCAAATGATGGAAGGATTGGTGGTATGTGCTGAAACTAGCTTCGCTTACATATCTATTCCAGTAAAACTAGATGATAATGCAGTTCATTAAAATTCTGTAATtttttgatttcatcttctttgaAAGAGTTAGTAATTTGTATAGTAAAGTAACATCATATGCATTCTTATGAATAATACTTTTGATTTAATTGGTAAAAGGAAATTGGATGATCttttacctttattttttttttgaaaaaataaacaatattgtTCTACCATCAGATAAAT includes these proteins:
- the LOC121998100 gene encoding GDSL esterase/lipase At3g26430-like; the protein is MDGCCCLQWLLFVQALLVVAASSDSCHFPAIFNFGDSNSDTGGLSAAFGAAPPPHGESFFGKPAGRYCDGRLLIDFIASSLGLPFLSAYLNSIGTNFSQGANFATAGSTIRQPYATLTQSGFSPISMDVQTWEFSQFKSRSQALIQQGLFKDQLPKEEYFSQALYTIDIGQNDLTEGYFRNWTTDEVKSAIPDILDKFVLAIQSIYWEGGRYFWIHNTGPFGCLPYVLDRLTLKAPEVDRFGCGAPFNHVAQLFNQKLNQTLSQLRKDLPLGVFTYVDIYSVKRELLSYAHQHGFELPLVACCGHGGKYNYNINIGCGSTVTRNGKEVMIGKACQNPSKRIIWDGVHYTDTANKWIFQQIMDGKFSNPPVPLRLACKVKA